Proteins co-encoded in one Quercus robur chromosome 8, dhQueRobu3.1, whole genome shotgun sequence genomic window:
- the LOC126696324 gene encoding uncharacterized protein LOC126696324, translating to MSVASSSTDSLDKVIDEYCDDTSDRSSSSNASDESGGSTDENYSSGAPGLPIEVVQEQLRRASGSQAGSPSNPTDEVETVFSCAVGVHSKTDEQRLGNLRSWYQIPDEFNPRLPVRGEWCCEPRFGIGVYESYFLGGLRFPLNAFARELLVKLGLGVCQFNPNAWRLIISMQILWREVFGRDRPLTVDEFLYCYKPSAISQSEGFYQFTARGNDCRLIKSLASSDRKWKTEFIFISGFWAGNPVDVGRDPFPPYTGDLGNLRPEAAKRPSLSKFHRDRVHRARLHADRSFHSLVTLRRLAKWGLGPEPSDEAIAHEVTVRKRMSTMKENRGKEIAGEGKRPEGQAQDRPTAGDKRKFLPKNIDLDGLPSRRDKRVKQSSSKVVKSKPPSSQPAVQIVDVDSSTPVESTPSKTPPRTPVARSTMPGSSQPSMNIIANEDLAWERFQMAVKDEDINMCYNMGLKEFEHSGVHDLFKAMSKFIAASRQATELDKTRVLLETRIQEVNADCKKWAGFAEKAKDEVKEHNKLIEELRTDALEKETRIDHLQQVNNELNARLSKAREDAVAEFKSSKEYTDTLDRNYAAGFEDFRMDAVENFPEVDFSTIKLNLAAATSSLLQTGSDDVNVEDDASTQPPQDEPTVNAPPS from the exons ATGTCTGTTGCTTCCTCGTCCACAGATAGCCTTGATAAGGTTATAGACGAGTATTGTGATGATACTAGTGATAGGTCTAGCTCTAGCAATGCTAGTGATGAGAGTGGAGGAAGCACGGACGAGAACTACTCTTCTGGGGCCCCTGGGCTCCCTATTGAAGTCGTCCAAGAACAGCTTAGGAGAGCTTCTGGCTCTCAAGCTGGTTCTCCGTCCAATCCTACGGACGAGGTAGAAACCGTCTTCAGTTGCGCTGTAGGCGTCCATTCTAAGACGGACGAACAGAGGTTAGGTAACCTTAGGTCCTGGTATCAAATCCCAGACGAGTTTAACCCTAGGCTACCCGTCCGTGGAGAATGGTGTTGTGAGCCCCGTTTTGGAATAGGCGTCTATGAATCTTACTTCCTAggtggccttaggtttcctttaaatgcctTTGCTAGGGAGTTACTAGTCAAATTAGGTCTAGGTGTTTGTCAATTCAATCCCAACGCATGGAGATTAATTAtctccatgcaaattttgtggagggaagtttttggtagggaccgtcctcttacagtggacgagttcctttattgttataaaccttCTGCCATAAGTCAGTCTGAAGGTTTTTACCAATTTACTGCTAGAGGGAATGATTGTAGGTTGATCAAGTCCCTAGCTTCGTCTGATAGGAAGTGGAAGAcggagtttatttttatttcaggCTTCTGGGCAGGGAACCCTGTGGACGTTGGCAGGGATCCCTTTCCTCCTTACACTGGGGACCTGGGGAACCTTCGTCCAGAAG CTGCCAAACGTCCGTCCTTGAGCAAATTTCACCGTGACCGCGTCCACAGGGCCCGTCTACACGCAGACAGGAGCTTCCATTCCCTTGTCACGCTTAGGCGTCTGGCCAAGTGGGGTTTAGGTCCCGAGCCTTCAGACGAAGCTATAGCCCACGAAGTCACTGTgcgaaaaa GAATGTCAACAATGAAAGAGAACCGAGGAAAAGAGATCGCAGGAGAGGGGAAACGTCCTGAGGGTCAAGCCCAGGATCGTCCAACGGCTGGGGACAAAAGAAAGTTCTTGCCTAAGAACATTGACCTGGATGGGCTCCCCAGTCGAAGAGATAAAAGGGTTAAACAAAGCTCGTCCAAGGTGGTCAAGTCCAAACCACCCTCGTCTCAGCCTGCCGTCCAAATAGTTGATGTGGACTCGTCCACTCCAGTTGAGTCCACCCCGTCCAAGACTCCTCCCAGAACTCCTGTGGCCAGATCTACCATGCCTGGCTCGTCCCAGCCTTCTATGAATATTATTGCAAATGAAGACCTGGCTTGGGAACGGTTCCAGATGGCCGTCAAGGACGAGGATATAAACATGTGCTATAACATGGGCTTGAAGGAATTTGAGCATTCAGGCGTCCATGACCTTTTCAAG GCCATGTCGAAGTTTATAGCAGCGTCTAGACAGGCAACGGAGCTGGACAAGACGAGAGTCTTGTTGGAGACGAGGATTCAGGAGGTGAACGCTGACTGTAAGAAATGGGCTGGGTTTGCTGAAAAAGCTAAGGACGAGGTCAAAGAGCATAACAAGCTGATTGAGGAGCTAAGGACggatgcattggagaaggagACGCGCATTGATCACTTACAACAGGTGAACAATGAGTTGAATGCTCGTCTTTCCAAGGCAAGAGAGGACGCTGTGGCTGAGTTCAAGTCGTCCAAAGAGTATACAGACACTTTGGATCGCAATTATGCAGCTGGTTTTGAAGATTTCAGAATGGACGCTGTTGAAAACTTTCCTGAAGTTGACTTCAGCACAATCAAGCTTAACCTTGCTGCTGCCACAAGCTCTCTCCTCCAGACTGGCTCTGATGATGTCAACGTGGAAGACGACGCCAGCACTCAGCCTCCTCAGGACGAGCCTACAGTGAATGCTCCCCCTTCTTAG
- the LOC126696325 gene encoding uncharacterized protein LOC126696325 has protein sequence MAPLLSPSVEGEELYLYLAVTPHAVSSALIREEDKVQRPVYYTSRALKGAEGRYPQMEKLAFALITASRKLRHYFQAHVINVMTDHPLKKAMNRLDAAGRLIQWAVELSEFDIRYQPRHAIKAQALADFIAEFTPSHNEAEDSKRWIVHVDGSSTRHAGGIGVVLQSPEGDKLKHKVRLQYQTTNNEVEYEALLKGLELAKSVEAKSIHVMGDSQLIMGQLNGMYEAKEGRMTKYLGRVMRLVKRFEKADFVQIPREENVEADTVAKEASTDESLEKSDEVQYMPSIDAQEVQQVDNKEDWMTPIISYLKDGRLPEEKDEARKVRVRSARYVLMNEVLYKRGFSQPYLRCLTPDEANYVLREVHEGACGNHSGARSLVHKIVRAGYYWPNMQADAKAYVKVCDQCQRFSNVPRQPSEYLTPMVAPWPFAQWGLDILGPFPLGVRQMKFLVVGIDYFTKWIWSAEGIGV, from the exons ATGGCACCGCTGCTGAGTCCATCAGTGGAAGGAGAGGAACTATATTTGTACCTAGCGGTAACCCCACATGCAGTGAGCTCAGCATTGATAAGAGAGGAAGATAAAGTACAAAGACCTGTGTATTATACAAGCAGGGCATTGAAAGGAGCGGAAGGACGATATCCACAAATGGAGAAGTTGGCCTTCGCACTAATCACAGCTTCAAGGAAGCTgaggcattatttccaagcacatgtcattaatgttATGACAGATCATCCTCTCAAAAAGGCAATGAATAGACTGGATGCTGCAGGACGATTAATCCAGTGGGCTGTGGAGCTAAGTGAGTTTGATATCAgatatcaaccaaggcatgccataaaagctcaagccctagcagATTTTATTGCAGAGTTTACCCCAAGTCATAACGAGGCAGAGGACAGCAAGAGATGGATCGTCCACGTGGATGGTTCGTCTACACGGCATGCAGGAGGAATTGGTGTGGTCCTGCAGTCCCCAGAGGGAGACAAGCTGAAACATAAAGTCCGTCTACAATACCAAACGACAAACAATGAagtcgaatatgaagccctcctCAAAGGTTTAGAATTGGCGAAGTCCGTGGAAGCCAAGTCCATACATGTCATGGGAGATTCCCAACTGATCATGGGGCAACTGAATGGGATGTATGAAGCGAAGGAAGGACGAATGACGAAATACCTTGGTAGGGTGATGCGCCTTGTGAAAAGGTTTGAAAAAGCTGACTTCGTTCAAATCCCCAGGGAGGAGAACGTGGAAGCTGATACTGTAGCAAAAGAGGCCTCAACAGATGAATCATTAGAGAAGTCAGATGAAGTTCAGTATATGCCAAGTATAGATGCCCAGGAAGTACAGCAGGTAGATAACAAAGAAGATTGGATGACTCCCATTATATCATATTTGAAAGATGGACGACTACCAGAAGAAAAGGACGAAGCCAGAAAGGTGAGGGTGAGATCAGCTAGATACGTCCTTATGAATGAAGtgctatacaagagaggtttctctcAACCTTACCTTAGGTGCCTAACTCCGGACGAAGCAAACTACGTGCTGAGAGAAGTTCACGAAGGGGCCTGTGGCAATCACTCAGGAGCCAGATCACTTGTCCACAAGATCGTCCGTGCAGGATATTActggccgaacatgcaagctGATGCAAAAGCATATGTTAAAGTCTGCGACCAATGCCAGCGATTTAGCAATGTCCCCAGGCAACCGTCGGAATACCTCACCCCAATGGTAGCACCGTGGcccttcgcacaatggggattggaTATCTTGGGTCCCTTCCCTTTGGGAGTAAGGCAGATGAAGTTTTTAGTTGTGGGcatcgattacttcaccaaatgg ATTTGGAGTGCCGAGGGTATTGGTGTCTGA